Sequence from the Streptomyces sp. NBC_00358 genome:
CGGGGACCGCCCGGCGGTCGTAACGGACTGCACGGCCGACTGGCCGGCCGTACGGCACTGGGATTCGCGATACCTTCGGCGGGTCGCCGGTCCGCGGGAGATCGCGGTGAGGGAAACGGACGGGCCGCCCCGCAACATATTCCAGCGCCTCGGCCCGGGCGGGCGCATCCGGTTCGAGCAGTACCTCGACTGGGTCCTGGAGGCGGCGGAGGACCTGAAGCCGGTCCTTCGGCCGGGAATCGACTCCGGGGCCGTCACAGAAGCCGTCTGTGACCATCGATTCGAGCAGTCCTACTACCTTGATGCGAAGCTGGCCGCGCTTTCGCCCGAATTGTTGCGGGACGCTCCCGTTCCGGACTGGTTCCGTTCGCCTTTGGTGGACACGAACTTCTGGTGCGGGATACTCGGAACATCCTCGGGATTGCACTGCGACGTGACTCCGAATTGCAACGTGCAGGTCATCGGCCAGAAGAGTTTCCTGCTCTTTCCCCCGTCGCAGGCCCGCCTGCTGTACAAGCTGCCGAAAGCGACGCACTGCCGGTTCGACCCGAACCTGCCGGATTACGACACGTTTCCCCGCGCGCGGCGTGCAGTGGGATTCCGTTGCACCCTGCGACCCGGGGAATGCCTGTACATCCCTGTCGGCTGGTACCACCAGGTGACCGTGATGTCTCCCTGGGCCGTCAACGTGAACTTCTTCTGGCGGAGGCTGTTGTCACAATCGGTCGCGCACACCGAGTTGTGGCCGCTCCTGCTTCGACGCTCCCGCGCGGGACGGCGGCAGCGTACCCGCGCACGAAGGGAAGCGGCCAGGTGAGTGCCGACCCGGGGCCCACATCCCTTCCCCGGGCCGACCGGTGGACCGCCTCAGGGTTCTTCGTCCTGCGGACGCCCATGCTGCCGCTGGACACCCTGTCGGCCCTTGGCGAAGACCTCCGCGCGTCGGACGCCGACGGCCGGTCCACCGTGACGGAGCGGGCCCTGTCCGACGACCGCCGCACGGTTCGCGGCCGGCTTGCGAAGGTGTGCGCCCGTGCTGAAGTGCGAGAAGCCCTCTTCCTGGCATCCCCTTCCCTCGCGGAGAGCGTGGATGTCTGGCACCGCGACCCCGAAAGCCGACGCGGACGCAAGACCGAGCGGGCCTTGTACCGATACGTCTCCCGCATGGCTGCCCGCCCGACACCGTTCGGGCTCCTCGCCGGGTGGACGACGGGACGCGTCGGTGCCTCGCCCGGCAGCGTGACGAGCCTGTCGCTGGGGCCGCGCTCCTCCTACCAGCGGCAGACCCGCATCAGCTACGAATACGTGACGTCTTTGTCCGATGCGCTGGGAGACCACCCGTCCGTCCGTGACAGCGTGCGCTTCCATCCGAACACGACGCTCTACGAGGCGGCCGGACGTCTCCGGTACATCTGCGAGCGCGTGAAGGACGGACACCGGACCCATCACCTCGTCGCCGTCGCCCCTTCCGCGGAGTTGTCCGCTGTCCTGAAGCGCGCCGCCTCGGGAGCGCGACGGTGCGAACTGGTGGCGGCCCTCGGTAGCGAGGACGCCGACAGCGCTGACGAAGACGCCACCGATTTCGTGAACCAACTCATCCACCACCGGATCCTGGTCCCCGAGCTCGGCCCGAGCGTCTGCGGACCCGACCCCGCGGCCCAGCTCATCGGGCAACTGCGGAGCCTGACGGACTCAGGCCCGACCGCCGACGTCGTCGACGGGCTGACCCGGGTGCGTGACGCCCTGGCCGTCCTCGACGCGCAACCCCTCGGATCGGAACCCGCCGTCTACCGGAGGATCTCCTCGGCCCTGCCGAGCCCGCCGGCGAACACGAGGGGACACCGCGTCGCGCCCTTCCATACCGACCTCGTGAAGCCGGCGCGGTCCGCCGTACTCGGCCAGGACGTGACGGAGGAGATCCTCCGCGGCGCCCGCTTCCTCCACCGGATGGACCGCGGCGGCCACGACCGTGAGATCCACTGTTTCGCCGACGCTTTCAGGCAGCGGTACGGCGGCCGGGACGTGGCGCTGTGCGAGGCGCTCGACGAGGAGACCGGGATCGGCTTTCCGGTGTCGGAGGCGCAACGACCGGCCGCCGAGTCACTTCTGTCGGGACTCACGTTCCCCGACGCCACAGCGCACCACGCCGCACCGTCCGCCGACCACGACCTCCCTCCCCTGCTCCTGGCGAAATTCGGCGATGCCCTGCGCTCGGACGCCGGCGAACTCAACGTGGACGAGACCGACCTGCATGCCTTCGGCCTGAGCGAGGACAGGCAGGCCAAGCCTCTGCCGGACTCCTTCAGCGTGGTGGCGACCCTGCTGGCCAAGGACGAGCGGAGTGTCGCCGCGGGCACCTACCGGGTCTTCGTCTCCGCCGTTGTGGGCCCCTCGGCCGTCACGCCCCTCGGGCGACTGTGCCGTCATGACCGTGAGCTGACGGAGCTGCTGCGCACTCACGTCAAGGCCGAGGAGGCCCTACAGCCCGACGCGGTGTTCGCGGAGATCGTGCATGTGCCCGACGCGCGCGTCGGAGACGTACTGACGCGGCCCTCTCTGCGCGATGCCGAGATCGCCCTGCTGGGACATCCTGGAGGCGACCTCACCCGCCGTATCCCCTTGACCGACCTGTACGTCCGCGTCTCCGGTGACCAGGTGGTGCTCATGTCGCGTGAACTGGGTCGCAGAGTGCTGCCCCGGCTGACATCTGCACACAACTTCGGCGGACCCACCAATCTCGGCCTCTACCGCTTCCTTGGCGCGCTGCAGGGGCAAGGGGTGACGCGCCCGGCGTTCTCGTTCGGCGCGCTGCGGGCGGCACCGTATCTTCCGCGGGTGACGTCCGGCCGTCTCGTGTTGTCGCCGGCCCGGTGGAACATCGCGAGCGAGGAACTCCCGCCGCTCGCAGGGCTGGAGGACCGGGAGCGGTTCGAGGCGGTACGGCAGTTGCGCACACGCGTCCGCATGCCGCGCTGGGTGGCGCTGACGGAAGACGATCGCCTTCTGCCGGTCGATCTCGACAATGTGATCAGCGTCGACGGCCTGGTCCACCACCTTCTCCGCCGGCCCCGCGATGCGACGTTCACCGAGTTGTTCCATGGACCGGACGACGTATGGGTGCGAGGCGATGAGGGGCGGTACACCCATGAACTGGTGGTGCCGTTCCTTCGGGTTCCGCACACGCGGCCTGCACCGAGCCCGGCTTCCAGGCGTTCTGCCCTCCAGGTGCCTTCCGTGGCCAGGGCTCACCCGCCGGGATCCGACTGGCTCTACGCCAAGCTCTACACGGGGCCTGCGGCGGCGGACGACATCCTGCGAGAAGTCGTGCGGCCGGTGGTGAGACATGCGCAGCAGGCGGCTCGCTGCGACAAGTGGTTCTTCATCCGCTACGGCGACCCCGCGTGGCACGTGCGCCTCAGAATCCACGGCGACCGCAGTCGGCTCCTGCGCGAAGTCCTGCCCTGTCTCGTCGACACCGTCGCACCCTTCCTCTCCGACGAAACGCTCCAGGGTATGCAACTGGACACCTACGAGCCGGAGATCGAGCGGTACGGCGGCCCGGAAGGCATGCTCCTCGCCGAACGCCTCTTCTGCGTTGACAGTGAGGCGGTCCTCACCGCCTTGGAAGCACTGGCACTGGCCACGCACCGGACGGAAACAGAAGCCGGTCCGGAGAACGCCCTGGCAGCAGACCCCGACGGTCGCTGGCGGCTCTGCCTGGTGAACATGGACCGGATTCTGCGCGGACTGGGCATGTCCTTGACGGCCCGACGCGCGGCGACGACCGCCGCGCGCGACACTCTGGCCGAGGAACTCTCGGCCGACCGGGCTCTGCGCCGCGGGATCGGTGAGCGATACCGCTCGGAGCGCGGGGTTCTGGAGCACTTGATGGGCCCTGACTCCCCCGGCGAAGGACGCCGAAGGACCACTGCACCCCCGAGCGGGGTCCGGGCGCTGGACGGACTCAGTGTTCCCTTGCCGGCGGTGCAGCAGGTGGCCGAGGACCTGCGCCGCGCGATCGAGGCGGGGCAGGTCACCGCCTCGCTCCCGGAGCTGGCGAGCACCTATCTGCATATGCACGCGAACCGTCTCCTGCGCTCGGCCGCCCGACCTCAGGAGCTGGTGCTCTACGACTTCCTGCACCGGCTGTACGCGTCACGAGCCGCACGGCGCGGCGGCGCCGGGCGACCGTGAATCCGCGTCCCGCCCCTGACTCTGACTCTGACTCTGACTCTGACAGAGAGTGAGCGACGCGAACGGTCACACCGGTGGATACCGGATGAGGACCATGCCCGCGCCGTCCTGCCGGTGCAGCACGACGAACCCCGCCTCAAGAAGGAGGTCGTGGTGCCGGGAGTGCGCGTAGACGACGAAGAGCCGACGGGGAGCCCTCCGCTGGGACGCGGTGATCCGCTCGATCACGCGGCTGAGCGTGGGGGGCGGGAAGGGGTTGTACAGGTATACGACCTCCACCGCGTCCGGGATGTCGAAGCCGCCGGCGTCGGCGCAGTGCACTTCGATCGCGGTCCCGGGGTGGCGGCGCAGAGCACGGTGCACGTTGCGCCCGGCGATGCGGCACAGCGCCGGCGAGATCTCCACGCCGATGGCTCTGCGGAAGCCGTGCCGTCCGGCGAGCAGTAACGCCCTGCCCTTCCCCGCTCCCAGGTCGAGGAACACGCTCTCCTGCGGAACCACCGGGACCCGGCGGATCAATTCCATGAACACCAAGGGATTGGAGGCCTCGTGACCGGAGCGGGAGGCGCTGCCAAGCGGCGTGGTCGGGTCAGGCAACTCGATGGACGTGTCGGTTCCGTGAACGACGTCGAAGAGGATCTCGTGCAGCGCGAGACGGAGCCCGCGTGGGGTTCCGTGCCTCCTGCGCACGGAGGGAAACGCGCGCATCACCGTCGCCGTATGCCGCAACGTTCGTTCGCACACGGCCCCACACCCTTCTGACGACACGGACGGCCGGGCGCTCGAATGCCGCGCGCGTCAAGCGATTGGCGATGGGCGATGGGCGATCAACTGATCCAGCACTGCACGACGGTCGCAGATCGCTTCATATCATGACATCTTGTCCATATAGCCGCGATCTCTGCCGGGCAGGACACTCCCGTGCCCCGTGGCGTCCGACGCAAGTGAGCGCCCCACGATGGACAGGAAGGAAGAGAGAGCGGAGCGAGAGGGTGACAGGTGCACCTGAACCGACGTGGACCAGCGTGGTCGGCGGGGTACGCCAAAGCGCCGCGCTGGAAGTGGCCCTCGATGTCGCAGAACGTGCCGTCGGCTGCCGGGACATCGCCGACAGGCCTGCGGCGACCCGCGATCCGGCCCCCTCCCCGCAGACCTGGCGGCCGTACTCCGTGGCAGCAGGCGACGCAGGGCTCGCCGTGCTCTGCTCGTACCTGGACCGATGCTTCCCCCGAGCCGGGTGGGACGCGACAGGCGACAAGTTTCTCCGTGCGGCGCTGCGCGCAGCCGACCGCTCAGCGCACCTGTCCGCCGGTCTCTTCGCCGGGATCAGCGGACTGAACTTGACCGCAACACTGCTGCACCGGCACGACACACATGACCAGCACCCCACGGCAGCCCTGGACGCGGAACTGGCCTCGCGCATCTCGCTCATGACATCCCGCCTGCACTCCGGTCAAGGGCTTGCCCCAATGGAAGGCCACGACGTCGTCTCCGGGGTGAGCGGTGTGGCCACCGGCCTGCTGGCCCATGACCCGTACAACAGGCTGCCGGAGGTACTGGGTGCCCTGGTGTGGCTGGCCGCCCGCGTACCCGGCCCACCGCGCTGGGCGACCCCGCCCGAACGGCTGGTGAGCGAGCCGGCGCGCCGGTTCTACCCCTACGGCAAGCTTGACTGCGGGCTGGCGCACGGCCTCCCAGGCCCATTGAGCGCACTGGCCCTGGCACTGCTGGAAGGCCATGAGGTACCGGGCCAGTCAGCAGCCGTACGGCACATGGCCGACTGGTTGGTGGAACATCGCAGCGACGTGTCCTGCGCACGCCGGGCACGCTCCGCCGCCACCAGTGGTTCCAGGTGCTCCCACACAGAGATCACCGATCCGCCCGGGATACCCGGAGACGGGCTCAATGCCGACCACGCCATGCGTGACGAGGGCGCCCAGGTTGTCGCGGGCAAGATCGGATGAGGGCAGTTCTCATGCACGAACGTCCGCGCCCGGGCCAGTCGTACGGTGCGGTGTCGGCTTCCGGCGGCATCTCCATGGACGAGCCCTATAGTTTGTGCGCTCGTGACCAATGACCCGAAGGCGCGCCTGAATGCACACGACCTCGGCCGGGTGTTCAACGAGGTCCCGGAGCTCTACGACCGGGTCCGGCCGGGATACCCCGACGAACTGTTCGCGGACCTTGTCGCCGTCACCGGTACGGACGACAGGTCGTCGGTGCTGGAGGTGGGCTGCGGTACCGGTCAGGCGACGCGCTCGCTGGCAGCACTCGGATGCTCAGTGACCGCCATCGAGCCGGGCCCCGACATGGCCGCACTCGCTCGCCGGCGGATCGCCTCCTTCCGCAACGTCCAAGTCGAGACGTCAACGTTCGAGCAGTGGGACGACCGCGGTCGACGCTTCGATGTCCTCGTGGCTGCGTCGTCGTGGCACTGGGTCGATCCGTCGATCGGCTGGCGGCGAGCGCACGACGTGCTCCATTCCGGAGGCTGGATGGCGCTGCTCGGCCACGTCGTCGTCCGCCAGCCGGGAGAGCCGGAGGTGTATGCCGAGACCGCCGATCTCCACGAGCGGTTCTGCCCCGGGAACCCCGATTGGGGTCATCCGCCACTCGAAGAAGACGTGCGTTCCACCGACGAGGGCTGGGGCCTGGTCGACGATCCCGGCGGTTTGTTCGGCCCAACTACCGTCCGCTGGTATCCAACCGTTCAATGGTTCACCGGGGACGGCTTTGCCGATCACCTTCGCTCGTTGTCGCTGTACCGGAGGCTTGACCGCGATGTTCGCGAGCCCCTGCTCGACGCCATCGCCGAGCGCATCCGTACCCGGATGGGCGACCGAGCATCACGTCGCTATTTGAGCGTCCTACGTGTCGGACAGCGCGCTGAGTGAGACCGGGAACCGATCTGAACTTTGAGGCCGTTCCGTCCCAAGGCCTCTGATCCCAAGCTCTCTGAAACCGCATTGATGACGCCAGAGGATCACAGCGACATGTTCCGGAGAGCGAGAGCCCGCTCCGTCTGCTGCCTGAGTACGGTGACGTCTCATGACCGACACCGGGATCGAGATCACCGCAGACCTGGTCCGCGACCTGCTGCTGGAACAACATCCAGATCTTGCAGGGCTGGCCATCCGCGAGGTGGCGGGCGGCTGGGGCAACCAAATGTGGCGCCTCGGGGACGAGTTGGCCGTACGCATGCAGCGCATGGACCCCACCCCGGAGCTCCAGCTCAAGGAGCGGCGGTGGCTCCCCGTGCTGGCCCCGCGCCTGCCGCTCCCGGTGCCGACCCCGGTGCGGTTCGGCGAACCGTCCGAACGCTTCCCCAAGCACTGGACCGTGATGACGTGGGTTCCCGGCGAGCCACTGGACCACGGCTCGATCAGCCGCGGCGACCACGCGGCCGACACGCTGGCGGGCTTCCTCCGGGCGCTCCATGTGGAGGCGCCCGCCGAGGCGCCGATCGCTACGGACCGCGGCGGCCATCCCAAGAACTGTACGGAGGGCTTCGAGAACTTCTTCCGGGCCGTTGTCCCCGACGACATCGCTGCGGATGTCCGGGCCGTCTGGGACGACGCCGTTGCGGCCCAGGCGTGGGAGGGACCGCGGGTGTGGGTGCATGGCGACCTCCATCCCGCAAACGTCGTCGTCTCGGACGGAACGCTCTCCGGCATCGTCGACTTCGGCGACATGTTCGCCGGCGACCCAGCGTGGGACCTCGCCGCCGCATGGGTGCTACTACCCGCGGCCACTGCCTCACGGTTCTTCGACGTGTACGCCCATGCAGACGACGCGGCGATCCGGCGCGCCCGCGGGCTGGCCGCCATGAAGAGCCTCTTCCTGATGCTCATGGGGCAGAACGGAGACCGGGGCCTCCCCGGCGGCAAGCCGAACTGGGGACCCGCAGGCCGGGCGGCACTTGAGCGTGTTCTGAAGGGCGTTTGACGCACGCTCCTTTGCTGAGTTCCATGCTCCGCGCAACGACTGATCAGCCCGGAGAGCAACGCAGTTCAGCTTGCTGGTGCGAGAGTATCCAGCTTCCCGACGCTGTCGAGTGGCGGTCGGACCAGCAGGTCGCATCCGGTCGGCACCGCCGGGCCGGCTGACCCGGCGGCGCGCCCGCCGCGACCTGTCATTCGGGGGCGAAGGTGTCCGTGACGAAGGACGTCCGGTCGCGGGAGCCGGTGCCGTCGGTGATCCACCAGTACGCGGGGTGCTCGCCGTACAGGCCGAACAGCAGACCCGGTGCCCAGGCCAGGACGAGTTCGTCGCGGCCGTCGCCGTCGAAGTCTCCGGCGCCCACGGGGCGGGCGTGCAGCCACTTGGCCGGCGTGTGCTCGCCGCCGACGGTCGCGGGGCCTTGGCGCAGCACGTTGGTGCGGCGGTCGCCGTCGATCAGGGTGGCGCCCTGGTAGGTGGCGACCAGGATGCCGTCGCGGCCGTCGCCGTCGGGGTCGGCGGCGGTGAAGCCTCCGGGGCCGTAGTCGGTGCCCAACCCCTCGGGAACGTCCGGCAGCCGGTGCACGACGGGCGGCGTGCCGGAGCCGGGGTAGACCGTCAACGAGTTGTCCGCGGGTGCGGTACCGGGCGCGTCCTCGTCGTTGCGACTGTGGTCGCCCCCGACGGCGACGTCTCGCACACCGTCGCCGTCGAAGTCGCCGAAGGCGTGGGCATTGCCCCGGCGCAGCACGGTGCCCCGGGCGGCGAGCCCGGTGCCGCGGTGGGCGACGACGAGCGTATTGCCGGACTGTTCACCGTCGTTGATGTCGTGCACGAGCAGGGAGGTGGCACGCGGCTTGCCGGACGGATCGATCGCGTCGGCGAAGAGTGAGCCGCTCAACCAGGGCAGCCGGGTGTCTGTACGGGCCGGGGCACCGGAGCGGTCGAACGGGCCGTAGAGCACCACCAGGGATGATTTGTCCGCGGCGGATCCGGCGAGGTCGTGGTGCCCGTCGCCGTCGAAGTCGCCGCGGACCAGCGTCGAGATCCCCAGGTTCGCCACCCGGCCGGGCATCCGCAGCGGGGTCGCCCCGGGCGTCGGTCCGGTCGGGCCGCCCCAGGAGACGTACGGGACGGCGCGCGACACGGGGAGGAAGCCCTTCTCCTTGACGGTGGGCCCGCTGCGGACCGTCACGAAGTCCGGGAAGCCGTCGCCGTCGAGGTCGGCGGTGACCACCCCGGCGGCGGGGAGGGTGTCCTTGAAGCCGTGCGCCACGTCCGGCTCGGGCAGGCCCAGGTCGGCGCGCGACCAGACGCTGTGAACGGCGGGGTCGAGGCCGTGGGCGGAGCCGAAGACGACGCCGACGCGTTCCTCGCCGGCGGGGTTCGTCTTCCGGTCGAATCCGCCGACGGTGACGGGGACCAGCAGGTCACGGTAGCCGTCGCCGTTGACGTCGTCGGGGTCCGTCGAGACCTTGCCGGAGTGCGGTGCCTGGCGGGCGGGGGGCGTGGCCGGTGACGTCGAGCCCGGGGACGGCCGGCCGGCCGTCGCGTCGCCGCATCCGGCGAGGGCGAGGGCGAGCAGGGCGCAGGCGACAGCGGTCGCGGACGTGGGCGACGCGGACCACGGAACTCGGCACTTCATCCGCCCACCCTCGCATCCCCGAACGGAGCGTCGGCAGGCGGGTGGGTGCGGGAGCGTCCAGGGCCCGCCAGGTCCGTGCGAGTTCCGCGGCCCACCGCCCGAGAATCACTTCGTTCGCCCGGCCACGGAATCCCGAGCCTCGGCAGCGGTCGGGCCAGGGCGTCAGGGCGGTCGGCTGGGTCAAGCCGCCGTGAGCCACGTCAAGGTTCCCTACGTTGTTCTGCGGGAGGCCTTGAGCCCTTCGTAACGGAACGGCGGGCGTTCGTCGGTCAGCCCACCGCACTGGGCATACCTCATGTACTCCGCATACCGCGGGGTTGACGGACCGTCAGTTCTCTCACGCCACGCTTTGAAGGTCAGTGGCCTTTACGGGACAGCCCTTACGGAGTTGGAATCAGCTGCACGTCTTGGAACGATGCGCTGCCGCCCAAATCCTCAAGAACAGTTCTTTCCCTGAACAACGTTCCGACAGAACTCCATCCCTCTCAGTCAAGTGGTCAATCTGCCCAATCCTAGGGTGTCTTGCACGTCAGAGCTCGCTGACCATATAGTTTCAGTTCATCCACTTGACGAGACTTTTGACGTCTCGACATGAAGTGCGATACAGCAAGAGTCGCCTTCGGGGGCGTTCACGGCACGGCAATCTCTGAATTTTTCTCACTTTCCACCCCGAAGCGACATCGACCTTGACGTCCGACAAACACGCAAAGTCGACGATTCCTTCCCGGTTGTCCTGGAGCACAAAAAAGTGAAGACGAAGAAGACAACGGACAGCGCTTCCCAAATGCGCGCGTCCCGGTACCGGCTGATCTGCTTGGCCGCCACGAGTGTGTTGACCGCAGGAGCCTTAACTGCCCTGGCACCCGCGACCGCACAGGGCGCCGCAGCCGTACCGAGCACACGGCAGCATGCCTTCGTGGCCGCCGCTGCCAAGTACCAC
This genomic interval carries:
- a CDS encoding cupin-like domain-containing protein, which codes for MDIRPVVRVPSAEFSPHAFIGDRPAVVTDCTADWPAVRHWDSRYLRRVAGPREIAVRETDGPPRNIFQRLGPGGRIRFEQYLDWVLEAAEDLKPVLRPGIDSGAVTEAVCDHRFEQSYYLDAKLAALSPELLRDAPVPDWFRSPLVDTNFWCGILGTSSGLHCDVTPNCNVQVIGQKSFLLFPPSQARLLYKLPKATHCRFDPNLPDYDTFPRARRAVGFRCTLRPGECLYIPVGWYHQVTVMSPWAVNVNFFWRRLLSQSVAHTELWPLLLRRSRAGRRQRTRARREAAR
- a CDS encoding lantibiotic dehydratase, with amino-acid sequence MSADPGPTSLPRADRWTASGFFVLRTPMLPLDTLSALGEDLRASDADGRSTVTERALSDDRRTVRGRLAKVCARAEVREALFLASPSLAESVDVWHRDPESRRGRKTERALYRYVSRMAARPTPFGLLAGWTTGRVGASPGSVTSLSLGPRSSYQRQTRISYEYVTSLSDALGDHPSVRDSVRFHPNTTLYEAAGRLRYICERVKDGHRTHHLVAVAPSAELSAVLKRAASGARRCELVAALGSEDADSADEDATDFVNQLIHHRILVPELGPSVCGPDPAAQLIGQLRSLTDSGPTADVVDGLTRVRDALAVLDAQPLGSEPAVYRRISSALPSPPANTRGHRVAPFHTDLVKPARSAVLGQDVTEEILRGARFLHRMDRGGHDREIHCFADAFRQRYGGRDVALCEALDEETGIGFPVSEAQRPAAESLLSGLTFPDATAHHAAPSADHDLPPLLLAKFGDALRSDAGELNVDETDLHAFGLSEDRQAKPLPDSFSVVATLLAKDERSVAAGTYRVFVSAVVGPSAVTPLGRLCRHDRELTELLRTHVKAEEALQPDAVFAEIVHVPDARVGDVLTRPSLRDAEIALLGHPGGDLTRRIPLTDLYVRVSGDQVVLMSRELGRRVLPRLTSAHNFGGPTNLGLYRFLGALQGQGVTRPAFSFGALRAAPYLPRVTSGRLVLSPARWNIASEELPPLAGLEDRERFEAVRQLRTRVRMPRWVALTEDDRLLPVDLDNVISVDGLVHHLLRRPRDATFTELFHGPDDVWVRGDEGRYTHELVVPFLRVPHTRPAPSPASRRSALQVPSVARAHPPGSDWLYAKLYTGPAAADDILREVVRPVVRHAQQAARCDKWFFIRYGDPAWHVRLRIHGDRSRLLREVLPCLVDTVAPFLSDETLQGMQLDTYEPEIERYGGPEGMLLAERLFCVDSEAVLTALEALALATHRTETEAGPENALAADPDGRWRLCLVNMDRILRGLGMSLTARRAATTAARDTLAEELSADRALRRGIGERYRSERGVLEHLMGPDSPGEGRRRTTAPPSGVRALDGLSVPLPAVQQVAEDLRRAIEAGQVTASLPELASTYLHMHANRLLRSAARPQELVLYDFLHRLYASRAARRGGAGRP
- a CDS encoding class I SAM-dependent methyltransferase encodes the protein MRAFPSVRRRHGTPRGLRLALHEILFDVVHGTDTSIELPDPTTPLGSASRSGHEASNPLVFMELIRRVPVVPQESVFLDLGAGKGRALLLAGRHGFRRAIGVEISPALCRIAGRNVHRALRRHPGTAIEVHCADAGGFDIPDAVEVVYLYNPFPPPTLSRVIERITASQRRAPRRLFVVYAHSRHHDLLLEAGFVVLHRQDGAGMVLIRYPPV
- a CDS encoding lanthionine synthetase LanC family protein encodes the protein MTGAPEPTWTSVVGGVRQSAALEVALDVAERAVGCRDIADRPAATRDPAPSPQTWRPYSVAAGDAGLAVLCSYLDRCFPRAGWDATGDKFLRAALRAADRSAHLSAGLFAGISGLNLTATLLHRHDTHDQHPTAALDAELASRISLMTSRLHSGQGLAPMEGHDVVSGVSGVATGLLAHDPYNRLPEVLGALVWLAARVPGPPRWATPPERLVSEPARRFYPYGKLDCGLAHGLPGPLSALALALLEGHEVPGQSAAVRHMADWLVEHRSDVSCARRARSAATSGSRCSHTEITDPPGIPGDGLNADHAMRDEGAQVVAGKIG
- a CDS encoding class I SAM-dependent methyltransferase → MTNDPKARLNAHDLGRVFNEVPELYDRVRPGYPDELFADLVAVTGTDDRSSVLEVGCGTGQATRSLAALGCSVTAIEPGPDMAALARRRIASFRNVQVETSTFEQWDDRGRRFDVLVAASSWHWVDPSIGWRRAHDVLHSGGWMALLGHVVVRQPGEPEVYAETADLHERFCPGNPDWGHPPLEEDVRSTDEGWGLVDDPGGLFGPTTVRWYPTVQWFTGDGFADHLRSLSLYRRLDRDVREPLLDAIAERIRTRMGDRASRRYLSVLRVGQRAE
- a CDS encoding aminoglycoside phosphotransferase family protein; translated protein: MTDTGIEITADLVRDLLLEQHPDLAGLAIREVAGGWGNQMWRLGDELAVRMQRMDPTPELQLKERRWLPVLAPRLPLPVPTPVRFGEPSERFPKHWTVMTWVPGEPLDHGSISRGDHAADTLAGFLRALHVEAPAEAPIATDRGGHPKNCTEGFENFFRAVVPDDIAADVRAVWDDAVAAQAWEGPRVWVHGDLHPANVVVSDGTLSGIVDFGDMFAGDPAWDLAAAWVLLPAATASRFFDVYAHADDAAIRRARGLAAMKSLFLMLMGQNGDRGLPGGKPNWGPAGRAALERVLKGV